The following coding sequences lie in one Eubacterium ventriosum genomic window:
- a CDS encoding helix-turn-helix domain-containing protein, translating into MRKIETLEMALERIKELEAENQKLNEELEYYRTRKVSGRQKHNDKWQSIYNDFVVLYESGMSIAEIAKEKKLSERTIYRYKAYYDKVMSEQKALAE; encoded by the coding sequence ATGAGAAAGATTGAAACATTAGAAATGGCATTGGAAAGAATTAAGGAATTAGAGGCGGAGAACCAGAAGCTGAATGAAGAATTGGAATATTACAGAACCAGAAAAGTAAGCGGACGTCAGAAACATAACGATAAGTGGCAGTCTATTTATAATGATTTTGTTGTTTTATATGAATCGGGAATGTCAATTGCTGAAATTGCAAAAGAAAAAAAATTGAGCGAAAGAACTATCTATAGATATAAGGCTTATTATGACAAGGTGATGAGTGAGCAGAAAGCATTGGCGGAATAG
- the spoVG gene encoding septation regulator SpoVG, whose amino-acid sequence MNITDVRVRKMTKEGKMKAVVSITIDDEFVVHDIKVVEGDKGLFIAMPSRKAADGEYRDIAHPINSGTRNNIQKIVLEAYEKALLEPEAE is encoded by the coding sequence ATGAATATTACAGATGTAAGAGTTAGAAAAATGACAAAAGAAGGAAAGATGAAAGCAGTTGTGTCAATTACTATTGATGATGAATTTGTAGTACATGACATTAAAGTAGTTGAAGGAGATAAGGGATTATTCATTGCAATGCCTAGCAGAAAAGCAGCAGATGGTGAATACAGAGACATTGCTCATCCAATCAACTCAGGTACCCGTAACAATATCCAGAAGATAGTTCTTGAAGCTTACGAGAAGGCCTTACTTGAACCGGAAGCTGAATAG
- the glgD gene encoding glucose-1-phosphate adenylyltransferase subunit GlgD has product MRAIGIILAGGNNSKMRELSKKRAIGAMPIAGSYRAIDFSLSNMSNSHIQKVAVLTQYNAWSLNEHLSSSKWWDFGRKQGGLFVFTPSITSDNGFWYRGTADAIAQNMAFLKKSHEPYAIIASADAVYKLDYNKVLERHVETGADITIVCKDIGSTEKALAYGVVTTDSNGRIVDFVEKPGETTSSKISTGIYVIRRRLLIQLIEQCMAEDNYDFVNDIIIRNKDTKRIYAYNLDSYWQNISNIDNYYSCNMDFLKPDVRDFFFKQYPDVYSKVADLPPAKYNPGSKVRNSLISSGCIINGEVDGSVVFHQAYIGNNCVIKNSIILNDVYIGDNTVIENCIVESHSTINPNEKLGSEDSEVQIINERNFRYSL; this is encoded by the coding sequence ATGAGAGCAATAGGAATAATTTTAGCAGGTGGAAATAACAGTAAGATGCGCGAACTCTCAAAGAAGAGAGCAATTGGAGCAATGCCTATAGCAGGAAGCTATAGAGCTATAGATTTTTCATTAAGTAATATGTCTAATTCACATATTCAGAAGGTAGCAGTTTTAACACAGTACAATGCGTGGTCATTAAATGAACATTTAAGTTCATCTAAATGGTGGGATTTTGGTAGAAAACAGGGAGGATTGTTTGTATTTACACCATCTATCACATCAGACAATGGATTCTGGTATAGGGGAACTGCAGATGCCATTGCACAGAATATGGCATTTTTAAAGAAGAGCCATGAACCATATGCAATTATTGCATCAGCAGATGCAGTATACAAGCTTGATTACAACAAAGTATTAGAAAGACATGTTGAAACAGGCGCAGACATTACAATTGTCTGCAAGGATATCGGTTCAACAGAGAAGGCTTTAGCATACGGTGTTGTAACAACAGATTCTAACGGCAGAATCGTTGATTTTGTAGAGAAGCCGGGCGAAACAACAAGCTCAAAGATTTCAACAGGAATTTATGTAATCAGAAGAAGATTACTTATCCAGTTAATTGAGCAGTGTATGGCAGAAGATAATTATGATTTTGTAAACGACATAATTATCAGAAACAAAGATACAAAGAGAATATATGCTTATAATCTTGATTCTTATTGGCAGAATATTTCTAACATAGACAACTATTATAGTTGTAATATGGATTTTCTTAAACCGGATGTAAGGGATTTCTTCTTTAAACAGTATCCGGACGTATATTCAAAAGTGGCTGATTTGCCACCGGCAAAATATAATCCTGGTTCAAAAGTAAGAAACAGCTTAATTTCAAGTGGTTGTATCATTAACGGTGAAGTGGACGGATCCGTGGTATTCCATCAGGCATACATTGGAAACAATTGTGTAATCAAGAACTCAATTATTCTTAATGATGTTTATATTGGAGACAACACAGTAATAGAGAATTGTATAGTTGAAAGCCACAGCACTATTAATCCTAACGAGAAATTAGGAAGCGAAGATAGCGAAGTACAGATTATTAATGAGAGAAACTTCAGATATAGTTTGTAG
- a CDS encoding glucose-1-phosphate adenylyltransferase — protein sequence MIKKEMIAMLLAGGQGSRLGVLTAKVAKPAVAFGGKYKIIDFPLSNCINSGIDTVGVLTQYQPLRLNSHIGIGISWDLDRNIGGVTVLPPYEKSKNTEWYTGTANAIFQNLDYMDSYNPDYILILSGDHIYKMDYEVMLDYHKANKADVTIAAMPVPIEEASRFGVVVTDEDHKITEFQEKPEHPKSNLASMGIYIFSWPVLREALIKLKDQPNCDFGMHIIPYVHREGKRIFAYEYTGYWKDVGTLKSYWEANMELIDIVPEFNLYEEFWKIYTKNDALPPQYLSDSAEVEKSIVGEGCDIYGGVYNSVISADVVIEEGAEVHDSIIMHGTIIRKGTKVYNAIIAENVEVGQDCEIGIGEYADSLLSQKIYNCELAVIGEGSSIPDGVKIGKNVAISGKTEITDYPDGKLPSGGYIIKAGEI from the coding sequence ATGATTAAAAAAGAAATGATTGCAATGCTGTTAGCAGGAGGACAGGGAAGCCGTCTCGGTGTTTTAACAGCAAAAGTTGCAAAACCTGCAGTGGCATTTGGAGGAAAGTATAAGATTATTGATTTTCCACTTAGTAACTGCATTAACTCAGGCATTGATACAGTAGGTGTTTTAACACAGTATCAGCCACTTAGACTTAACTCCCATATTGGAATTGGTATTTCATGGGACTTAGATCGTAATATTGGAGGCGTTACGGTTCTTCCGCCATACGAAAAAAGTAAGAACACTGAATGGTATACAGGTACAGCCAATGCCATTTTCCAGAACTTAGACTATATGGATTCATATAATCCTGATTATATACTTATTTTGTCAGGTGACCATATTTATAAGATGGACTACGAGGTTATGCTTGATTATCATAAGGCTAATAAGGCAGATGTTACAATTGCAGCAATGCCTGTTCCAATTGAGGAGGCAAGCAGATTTGGTGTAGTAGTTACAGATGAGGATCACAAGATTACAGAGTTCCAGGAGAAGCCGGAACATCCAAAGAGTAATCTTGCATCAATGGGTATCTACATATTTAGCTGGCCGGTTCTTAGAGAAGCATTGATTAAGCTTAAAGACCAGCCTAATTGTGACTTTGGCATGCATATTATTCCATATGTTCACAGAGAAGGAAAAAGAATTTTTGCATATGAATATACAGGATATTGGAAAGATGTAGGAACATTAAAGTCATATTGGGAAGCCAATATGGAATTAATTGATATTGTGCCTGAATTTAATTTATATGAAGAATTTTGGAAGATTTATACTAAGAATGATGCTTTACCACCACAGTATCTGTCAGACAGTGCAGAGGTGGAGAAGAGTATTGTAGGCGAGGGCTGTGATATATACGGCGGTGTTTATAACTCGGTAATAAGTGCGGATGTAGTGATAGAAGAAGGAGCGGAGGTTCACGATTCCATTATTATGCATGGCACCATAATTAGAAAAGGAACTAAGGTTTACAATGCCATTATTGCAGAGAATGTTGAAGTTGGACAGGATTGCGAAATCGGCATTGGAGAATATGCAGACAGCTTGTTAAGTCAGAAGATTTATAATTGTGAACTTGCTGTTATTGGAGAAGGTTCAAGTATACCGGATGGTGTAAAGATTGGAAAGAATGTAGCAATATCAGGAAAGACGGAAATTACAGATTATCCGGACGGAAAGCTCCCATCAGGTGGCTATATTATTAAGGCAGGTGAGATTTAA